The window CTGTGTTTGTTCCGAAACCATTCGTTCTAGTTTAGCAGAGTGTAGCGCCGTCTGACTAGATATCGTTGTGACTACCAGTCAGAGAAATCCGGTGGATAGTGTGACCTACTCCCCACCGGATTCAGTGATTGTTGATCGGATTCAAAGAGCGTTTCCCTCCGATGAGTTGCGCGAGCGCGCTCGCGCAACGAATCTCGTAGAGCGTGAACGGAAATTCGACGCTGTTGCGCTGTTCTACACGCTTTCACTCGGCTTCGCTGCTGGATCAGACCGATCTATTCAGGCCTTTCTCGAACGATTCGTCGAGATGGCTGACTGTGACGAACTCTCCTATGCAACCTTCCACGGGTGGTTCTCTCCACCGTTCGTTGCACTCCTTCGAGAGATTCTCGATGACGCCATCGAGAATCTCGATACCAGAAGTGCCGACCTTAGCGGACGTCTCGAACGGTTTCGAGACGTCCTCATCGTCGATGGGAGCATTGTGTCTCTCTATCAAGATGCTGCAGATGTGTACGCTGCAACCGGTGACGATCAGGCTGGTCTGAAACTTCACCTAACAGAATCACTCTCAACTGGCCTTCCGGCACGGTACCAGACAACTGACGCTAAAACCCAAGAACGGAGCCAGCTACCCACCGGCGAGTGGGTAGCTGGCGCACTTATCCTGCTTGATCTCGGCTTCTACGACTTCTGGTTGTTCGACCGCATTGACCAGAATAACGGCTGGTTCGTCTCCCGTGTGAAGGACGACGCAAACTTCGAGATCGTCGAAGAGCTCCGGACGTGGCGGGGCAACAGTATCCCGCTCGAAGGAGAG of the Halobiforma lacisalsi AJ5 genome contains:
- a CDS encoding IS4 family transposase, with the protein product MDSVTYSPPDSVIVDRIQRAFPSDELRERARATNLVERERKFDAVALFYTLSLGFAAGSDRSIQAFLERFVEMADCDELSYATFHGWFSPPFVALLREILDDAIENLDTRSADLSGRLERFRDVLIVDGSIVSLYQDAADVYAATGDDQAGLKLHLTESLSTGLPARYQTTDAKTQERSQLPTGEWVAGALILLDLGFYDFWLFDRIDQNNGWFVSRVKDDANFEIVEELRTWRGNSIPLEGESLQDVLDDLQRQEIDVRITLSFERKRGSSTSPPRTFRLVGVWNEDTEEYHLYLTNLSKDDYSAPDIAQLYRARWEIELLFKELKSRFGLDEINTTDPYIIEALVIMAAISLLMSRVIVDELQKLDRKQQESADDAAASSPQLPRRRCSHAVERHAHLIQLYVMLDLGYELPDLDELLLWASRDPNPHRPRLRDQVKSGEFW